From Paenibacillus sp. GP183, one genomic window encodes:
- a CDS encoding galactokinase, with protein sequence MADLQVLKQQFTDRYEASESEILVFFAPGRVNLIGEHTDYNGGYVFPAALTFGTTMLIRPRQDRLVGFASTNFKLHKQISIDELIYNEADDWMNYPKGIIVHLAKQGFELTRGYDLLFHGEIPNGAGLSSSASIEVVTAYGLLASEGYPTDTVKIALLAQKTENEFVGVNCGIMDQFAVANGKKDHAILLMCDTLEYDLVPFQSGSYKLVIGNTNKRRGLVDSAYNERRSQCEQAVKYLQAQFPDITLLGQITLEQFNAYKHLIPDETVRRRAQHVVEEIDRVLQSMKVLQENDLEAFGKLMVGSHNSLRDLYEVTGVELDTMVAEALKVPGVLGSRMTGAGFGGCTVSLVHEDSVRAFQYQVGKAYTEQTGLTPEFYVCDIGDGVKQIKEEL encoded by the coding sequence ATGGCAGATCTTCAAGTACTGAAACAGCAATTTACGGATAGATATGAAGCTTCAGAATCCGAAATTCTGGTATTTTTTGCACCGGGCCGAGTCAATTTGATCGGTGAGCATACCGATTATAATGGCGGTTACGTATTTCCTGCGGCTCTCACTTTTGGAACGACGATGCTAATTCGTCCTCGACAGGATCGGTTGGTCGGTTTTGCATCAACGAATTTCAAGCTGCACAAACAAATCTCCATAGATGAGCTGATCTACAATGAAGCGGATGACTGGATGAATTACCCTAAAGGGATTATCGTGCATCTCGCTAAGCAAGGCTTTGAACTTACGCGCGGCTATGATCTGCTCTTCCATGGAGAAATCCCTAACGGAGCCGGGCTGTCTTCCTCTGCTTCTATAGAAGTGGTAACCGCCTATGGACTTCTAGCTTCCGAAGGCTATCCGACGGACACTGTTAAGATCGCATTGCTCGCACAAAAGACGGAAAATGAATTCGTCGGCGTAAATTGCGGAATCATGGATCAGTTCGCGGTGGCGAACGGCAAGAAGGATCACGCTATCCTGCTCATGTGCGACACGCTGGAATATGATCTTGTTCCTTTTCAAAGCGGCAGCTACAAGCTGGTCATTGGGAACACGAACAAGCGCAGAGGGCTGGTCGATTCCGCTTATAACGAGCGCAGGAGCCAGTGTGAGCAGGCGGTAAAATACCTGCAAGCTCAGTTCCCCGACATTACATTGCTCGGGCAGATTACACTGGAGCAATTCAATGCGTACAAGCATCTGATCCCGGATGAAACAGTTCGCCGAAGAGCTCAGCATGTTGTAGAAGAGATTGATCGCGTGCTGCAGTCCATGAAGGTGCTGCAAGAGAATGACCTGGAAGCGTTCGGCAAGCTGATGGTCGGTTCACACAACTCGCTTCGTGATTTGTATGAAGTAACGGGAGTAGAGCTCGATACGATGGTAGCGGAAGCGCTCAAAGTTCCCGGTGTTCTCGGTTCACGTATGACGGGTGCGGGTTTTGGAGGTTGTACGGTTTCGCTGGTGCATGAAGACAGCGTCCGTGCCTTCCAGTATCAAGTTGGCAAAGCTTATACAGAACAAACGGGTCTCACGCCGGAATTTTACGTCTGCGATATTGGCGACGGTGTTAAGCAAATAAAGGAGGAACTGTAA
- a CDS encoding AraC family transcriptional regulator, with protein sequence MTRTESYYVISNPFPDQESDLLVLFTGESQTKPAHQLGPKVYDYYLIHHIIAGKGRFTIQGQEVELGSGDSFIIKPEQLVSYISDEEEPWHYRWIAFTGSQAAELVASTGISAQQTILRTGKRRQVPIIFRQIGRAFHEKKAGSHLKANGYLHLLLAEFSEALAPSSPLGDVPHTESERIIAQAIHYLSTQYAEPITIEMMAESLGYNRAYLSRLFKQYTKITPVTFLLKLRIDKARLLLRERLELTVEQIASSVGFHDPLYFSKQFRRWYGVSPTEYRDQMKRKMRNQI encoded by the coding sequence ATGACCCGAACGGAAAGCTATTATGTGATCTCCAATCCTTTTCCAGATCAAGAGAGTGATTTGCTTGTTCTTTTTACTGGTGAGAGTCAGACGAAACCCGCACATCAGCTTGGACCCAAGGTGTACGACTATTACCTGATTCATCATATTATTGCCGGTAAAGGTCGCTTCACCATTCAGGGCCAGGAGGTAGAGCTTGGATCCGGAGACAGCTTTATCATCAAGCCGGAGCAGCTTGTCTCTTACATTTCCGATGAAGAGGAGCCTTGGCATTATCGCTGGATTGCTTTTACTGGCTCACAAGCAGCCGAGCTTGTTGCATCCACTGGAATCTCGGCTCAGCAAACGATCCTCCGTACAGGCAAACGACGCCAAGTACCGATCATTTTTCGGCAGATTGGGCGAGCCTTTCATGAGAAAAAAGCGGGCTCCCATCTCAAAGCAAACGGATATCTTCATCTATTGCTGGCTGAATTCAGCGAAGCTCTTGCTCCTTCATCCCCGCTTGGCGATGTGCCGCATACCGAGAGCGAGCGCATCATAGCGCAGGCCATCCATTATTTATCTACTCAGTATGCGGAACCGATAACGATTGAAATGATGGCCGAAAGCCTCGGTTATAATCGTGCTTATCTTTCCAGATTGTTCAAACAGTATACGAAAATAACCCCGGTTACTTTTTTGCTGAAGCTGCGGATTGATAAAGCACGCCTTCTGCTGCGTGAACGTCTGGAACTGACGGTGGAACAGATCGCTTCTTCTGTCGGCTTCCATGATCCGCTCTATTTTTCCAAGCAATTCCGCAGATGGTATGGTGTATCTCCTACCGAGTACCGAGATCAAATGAAGCGTAAAATGCGCAATCAAATTTGA
- a CDS encoding ABC transporter permease — translation MDFFTSFGQLINITLVFSTALIFGALGGIFSERSGVVNIGIEGLMISGAFASAVGTYYAEQAHMGSLSPWVGLIAAIIFAMVFALIHAVATITFKADQVISGVVINFLAAGITVYLVKILFQGAGQTETLNDVFSKFEIPFLSKIPFLGNAIFIAYPTTYLALILVAVSYYVLFKTPFGLRLRSVGEHPSAADTVGIKVNRIRYIAVLISGALAGLGGATITLTTTSNFTHNTISGQGFIAMAAMIFGKWNPAGALGAALFFGMAQALNNYLQLFDFAKNIPQEFLYMLPYLLTILVLAGAVGRARPPASLGEPYDPGKR, via the coding sequence ATGGATTTCTTTACTTCCTTTGGGCAGTTGATCAATATCACGCTTGTGTTTTCAACCGCTCTCATCTTCGGTGCGCTGGGCGGAATCTTCTCCGAACGTTCCGGTGTGGTCAACATAGGGATTGAAGGCTTGATGATATCCGGCGCATTTGCATCGGCGGTGGGCACTTATTACGCAGAGCAAGCCCATATGGGCAGCTTGTCTCCCTGGGTCGGCCTGATTGCGGCGATCATTTTCGCCATGGTTTTTGCGCTGATTCACGCAGTGGCTACGATTACTTTCAAAGCGGATCAAGTTATCAGCGGCGTCGTGATTAATTTTCTGGCTGCCGGCATTACGGTGTATCTGGTCAAAATTCTTTTCCAAGGCGCAGGTCAAACCGAGACGCTCAATGATGTTTTCAGTAAATTCGAGATACCGTTTTTATCGAAAATCCCTTTTTTGGGAAATGCGATCTTTATAGCTTATCCCACTACCTATCTCGCATTAATTTTAGTGGCGGTTTCCTATTATGTCCTTTTCAAGACGCCATTCGGCCTTAGGCTCCGATCTGTCGGGGAACATCCGAGCGCTGCAGATACGGTAGGCATCAAGGTAAATCGCATTCGTTACATCGCCGTGCTGATCAGCGGAGCTCTAGCCGGTCTTGGCGGCGCGACGATTACGCTGACGACTACAAGCAACTTCACGCACAATACGATATCCGGACAAGGCTTCATTGCCATGGCCGCCATGATATTTGGCAAATGGAATCCGGCTGGCGCTTTGGGCGCGGCATTGTTCTTCGGTATGGCTCAAGCCTTGAACAACTACCTGCAGCTGTTTGACTTTGCGAAAAACATTCCGCAGGAATTTCTCTACATGCTGCCATATCTCCTCACGATCCTTGTGCTTGCTGGCGCTGTAGGACGTGCTCGCCCGCCCGCATCACTCGGTGAACCTTACGATCCTGGCAAAAGATAG
- a CDS encoding ABC transporter permease, whose product MNKVLRIFTRDTALTPLVAIILGLLFGALVMLVGGYNPITAYSALFAKIFSNSYDFGETIREITPLILTGLSVAFAFRSGLFNIGAEGQFIMGMTGASFIGVKIHGLPWIIHAPLAVITGALLAGCWGAIAGYLKARRGVNEVITTIMLNWIALFLSNYIVNRFLLQPGQQRSYMIQESASVSIGWLSAMMGNARVHWGTLIALVGALIFYIILWKTRQGYELRAVGHNMHAAKYAGMNVNRNIIKAMFISGIFAGLAGVFEVLGVFHYQVVMASSPGYGFDGIAVSLLGANNPLGVVLGATLFGGLTYGSAGMSFAADVPPEIIRIVIGSVIFFVATQGIVKWVLIPFYAKRKKERAV is encoded by the coding sequence ATGAATAAAGTACTCCGTATCTTCACCAGAGATACTGCCCTCACACCGTTGGTAGCCATTATTCTCGGCTTGCTGTTCGGAGCGCTTGTTATGCTTGTAGGCGGGTATAATCCCATTACGGCGTACAGTGCGCTGTTTGCCAAAATATTCAGTAATTCCTACGATTTCGGGGAAACCATCCGCGAGATTACGCCGCTAATCTTAACCGGACTCTCGGTCGCTTTTGCCTTTCGTTCCGGACTCTTTAACATTGGAGCTGAAGGCCAATTCATCATGGGGATGACGGGGGCGAGCTTCATCGGGGTGAAGATTCATGGACTGCCTTGGATTATTCATGCACCGCTTGCCGTCATCACTGGAGCGCTGCTAGCTGGATGCTGGGGGGCAATTGCAGGGTATTTGAAAGCAAGGCGGGGAGTCAACGAAGTCATAACCACGATCATGCTGAACTGGATTGCGTTGTTTCTGTCCAATTACATAGTCAACAGATTCCTGTTGCAGCCTGGACAGCAGCGTTCTTATATGATTCAAGAGTCTGCATCCGTCAGTATCGGCTGGTTATCGGCAATGATGGGGAATGCCCGTGTCCATTGGGGAACCTTGATCGCCCTGGTGGGCGCTTTGATCTTTTATATCATTTTGTGGAAAACGCGACAGGGCTATGAGCTCCGTGCGGTTGGACATAATATGCACGCCGCCAAATACGCGGGTATGAACGTAAACCGAAACATTATCAAAGCGATGTTTATCAGCGGCATATTTGCAGGACTCGCCGGTGTGTTTGAAGTCCTGGGTGTCTTTCATTATCAAGTGGTGATGGCCAGCTCGCCAGGCTATGGTTTCGATGGGATAGCCGTTTCCCTGCTGGGTGCGAATAATCCATTAGGTGTTGTGCTGGGCGCAACGCTGTTTGGCGGATTGACCTACGGCTCGGCAGGCATGAGCTTCGCTGCTGATGTACCGCCGGAAATCATCCGGATCGTGATAGGTTCCGTTATCTTTTTCGTGGCTACACAAGGTATCGTGAAGTGGGTTCTCATCCCGTTTTACGCCAAACGCAAGAAAGAGAGGGCGGTGTAA
- a CDS encoding ABC transporter ATP-binding protein has product MNAAVPVVELSNITKRFPGIVANDSISFKLQQGEIHALLGENGAGKSTLMNILFGLYQPDEGSISLQGKEVAIDSPNRAIELGIGMVHQHFKLVQPFTVTENIILGMEPKKGLNIDIRLAQEKVRKLSEQYGLRVDPRAKIEDISVGMQQRVEILKTLYRGANILIFDEPTAVLTPQEIKELTVILRNLVREGKSIILITHKLKEIMEISDTVTIIRRGRAIDTVETAKTTTRELAEKMVGREVSFKVAKKEASPGEPILEVKQVTARDHQGLPSLKGIQFEVKAGEILGLAGVDGNGQSELIEALTGLRVIDSGQVILKGREITNQTPRHIAEAGLSHIPEDRHKHGLILDFTMSENMVLETYFHPAYNRNGFLNYDAIDKHADTLIKQYDVRTPSIYNKARSLSGGNQQKAIIARELDRNPDLLIAAQPTRGLDVGAIEFVHKQLIEQRDRGKAVLLISFELDEIMNVSDRIIVIYEGEIVGEVRPQQTNDQELGLMMAGSNRMQKGAVHE; this is encoded by the coding sequence ATGAATGCAGCCGTTCCCGTTGTTGAGCTTTCCAACATAACGAAGCGTTTTCCAGGCATTGTTGCCAATGACTCCATCAGCTTTAAGCTGCAGCAAGGCGAAATCCATGCTTTGCTAGGTGAGAACGGTGCGGGTAAATCCACCTTGATGAACATTTTATTTGGGCTTTATCAGCCGGATGAAGGCAGCATTTCACTGCAGGGCAAGGAAGTCGCAATTGACAGTCCGAATCGGGCAATCGAGCTTGGCATAGGCATGGTGCATCAGCATTTTAAGCTGGTGCAGCCATTTACAGTCACAGAAAATATCATCTTGGGCATGGAGCCCAAAAAAGGGCTTAATATTGACATTCGCCTCGCGCAAGAAAAGGTAAGAAAGCTGTCCGAGCAGTATGGACTTCGAGTAGATCCCAGAGCGAAGATTGAGGATATTTCGGTTGGCATGCAGCAGCGCGTAGAAATTCTAAAAACGCTGTACCGCGGCGCAAATATTCTTATTTTTGACGAGCCTACAGCCGTGCTCACCCCTCAGGAGATTAAAGAGTTGACGGTGATCCTGCGCAACCTGGTGAGAGAGGGCAAGTCGATCATATTAATTACGCATAAGCTGAAAGAAATTATGGAAATATCCGATACAGTCACAATCATCCGCAGAGGTAGAGCCATTGATACCGTGGAGACAGCGAAAACGACAACCAGAGAGCTGGCGGAGAAAATGGTCGGACGGGAAGTATCGTTCAAGGTGGCAAAAAAAGAGGCGAGTCCGGGGGAACCCATTCTCGAGGTGAAGCAAGTTACCGCACGTGACCACCAGGGTCTGCCTTCATTGAAAGGCATCCAGTTTGAAGTGAAAGCCGGTGAAATCCTCGGCTTAGCCGGAGTTGACGGCAACGGACAAAGTGAGCTTATCGAAGCATTGACGGGACTGAGAGTCATCGACAGCGGACAAGTTATACTCAAAGGAAGGGAGATTACCAATCAAACTCCGCGTCATATCGCCGAGGCAGGGCTATCTCACATTCCGGAGGACAGGCACAAGCATGGGCTGATTCTGGATTTTACCATGAGTGAAAATATGGTGCTTGAAACCTATTTCCATCCGGCCTATAACCGGAACGGTTTCCTGAATTATGATGCTATAGATAAGCATGCAGACACTTTAATCAAGCAATATGATGTTAGAACGCCGAGCATCTATAACAAGGCGCGTTCCCTTTCTGGAGGCAACCAGCAAAAGGCGATTATCGCCAGAGAGCTGGACCGCAACCCTGATCTGCTGATTGCGGCTCAACCTACGCGGGGCTTGGATGTCGGTGCGATTGAGTTCGTGCACAAGCAGCTCATTGAGCAAAGGGATCGTGGGAAAGCGGTGCTGCTCATTTCTTTTGAGCTGGATGAAATCATGAATGTATCGGATCGCATCATTGTCATTTATGAGGGTGAAATTGTCGGAGAAGTGCGGCCTCAGCAAACGAACGACCAGGAGCTCGGGCTCATGATGGCAGGCAGCAATCGAATGCAGAAAGGAGCCGTTCATGAATAA
- a CDS encoding BMP family ABC transporter substrate-binding protein, which translates to MRKMFSVSLILMMVIAVVLTGCGKKADTNTAAGSPTPKPASTAPAATASATPAPTPAAAAAMNIGMVTDIGGVNDKSFNQSAWEGLKKIEADGKAKVKYLQSKSDADYTPNLNTFVKEKYNLTWGIGFLMGDALKAVATQNPDAKLAIIDNVVDAPNVESVTFAENEGAFLVGVVAGLTTKTNKIGFVGGIDIPVIKRFEAGFKAGVAAVNPNAKITVNYTGAFDKPDLGKAAAATIFNDKADIIFHAAGATGNGVFNEAKDRVKKGEKIWVIGVDKDQSLEFGDDVTLTSMLKRVDQAIIRVSNDVIAGKFKGGAANAVVLGLKDNGVGLPDTSTKNVTPDILKKVDEYKAKIISGEIKVADK; encoded by the coding sequence ATGAGAAAAATGTTTTCTGTATCTTTAATATTAATGATGGTTATTGCGGTTGTTCTAACGGGTTGTGGAAAGAAAGCTGACACCAATACTGCGGCAGGTTCACCTACTCCTAAGCCTGCGTCAACAGCTCCGGCTGCAACTGCATCGGCAACGCCGGCACCGACACCAGCTGCGGCGGCTGCCATGAACATCGGAATGGTAACGGATATCGGCGGTGTCAATGATAAATCCTTTAACCAAAGCGCATGGGAAGGCTTAAAGAAAATCGAAGCCGATGGCAAAGCAAAAGTGAAATACCTGCAAAGTAAAAGCGACGCTGATTATACACCGAACTTGAACACCTTTGTCAAAGAAAAGTATAACTTAACTTGGGGTATCGGCTTCTTAATGGGCGATGCTTTGAAAGCTGTAGCTACTCAAAACCCGGATGCCAAGCTGGCTATTATCGATAACGTGGTAGACGCTCCTAATGTAGAATCCGTTACTTTCGCTGAAAATGAAGGTGCCTTTCTGGTGGGTGTAGTTGCCGGTTTAACAACAAAAACGAATAAAATCGGCTTTGTCGGCGGTATCGACATTCCGGTTATCAAACGTTTTGAAGCGGGATTCAAAGCTGGTGTTGCCGCAGTAAATCCAAATGCAAAAATTACAGTCAACTATACGGGTGCATTCGATAAACCTGATCTGGGTAAAGCAGCCGCTGCAACGATTTTCAATGATAAAGCTGACATCATTTTCCACGCAGCCGGTGCCACAGGCAACGGTGTATTTAATGAAGCCAAAGACCGTGTCAAAAAAGGTGAAAAAATATGGGTCATTGGTGTGGATAAAGACCAATCCCTGGAATTCGGTGATGATGTTACATTAACCTCCATGTTGAAGCGTGTCGATCAAGCGATCATTCGCGTATCCAATGATGTTATTGCCGGCAAATTCAAAGGCGGAGCTGCTAACGCAGTTGTTCTTGGATTGAAAGATAACGGTGTTGGATTACCTGATACTTCCACCAAAAATGTAACTCCGGATATCTTGAAAAAGGTTGACGAGTATAAAGCAAAAATCATCAGCGGAGAGATCAAGGTCGCTGATAAATAA
- a CDS encoding EAL domain-containing protein, which produces MKNLLSKYAWQTGLVLLVVNMLATASIFWLGIGIGVVFISCAAGAFAYFLHSLLKSRDKHEEIGLRMEHLAYHDALTGLPNRRLFEDRLNLALVRAKRSGQIAAVMFLDLDRFKMVNDSLGHACGDELIRITGERLQSCLREGDTVYRQGGDEFTLLLENISKPADVRLVAGRIHAAMDIPYSLNGLEHHITASVGISLYPTDGETLDELIKHADKAMYGAKKRGRNNFQFFASGLDTLMTYKHELETALRLALDNGELEMHYQPQYALSNKRIIGVEAMIHWNRAGKQFSSNEWLAVAEETGLIISIGEWALQTACLKAKQWQAVGFQPLKLSIGLSVAQFKKENLVERISEILAEVGLDAKYLELDLAEGISMLSVQSVGEKLRLLKQLGLRIAMDDVCAGIFSGSSSQQVPMDTIKLDSSLIRNLPEDLENQTLAVAIIEMAERLHLNLIAKGVESQEQLAHLYKLRCKEVQGELLSGPLMDSDFEHLMQQQAG; this is translated from the coding sequence ATGAAAAATCTACTATCCAAATATGCATGGCAGACAGGCTTGGTCCTGCTGGTTGTCAATATGCTTGCAACTGCTTCGATTTTCTGGCTGGGCATAGGGATCGGCGTAGTATTTATAAGCTGTGCAGCAGGAGCTTTTGCTTATTTCCTACACAGTTTACTGAAATCCAGAGACAAGCATGAGGAAATTGGCCTCCGAATGGAGCATTTGGCTTATCATGATGCCTTAACAGGGCTGCCCAACCGCAGGCTTTTTGAAGATCGCTTGAACCTCGCTTTAGTGCGTGCCAAAAGAAGCGGTCAAATCGCGGCTGTCATGTTTTTGGATCTGGATCGGTTTAAAATGGTGAACGATTCGCTCGGTCATGCCTGTGGAGATGAGTTGATTCGCATTACCGGGGAGCGTCTGCAGAGCTGTCTGAGGGAAGGGGATACCGTTTATCGGCAAGGCGGGGATGAATTCACGCTGCTGCTTGAAAATATTTCAAAGCCTGCAGATGTGCGACTGGTTGCAGGCCGCATTCATGCCGCAATGGATATACCGTATTCGTTAAATGGGCTAGAGCATCATATTACAGCCAGTGTCGGAATTTCTTTGTATCCCACAGACGGCGAAACGCTGGATGAGCTCATTAAACATGCGGATAAAGCGATGTATGGAGCCAAAAAGCGAGGAAGAAACAATTTTCAATTCTTTGCATCCGGCCTCGATACTTTGATGACCTATAAGCATGAGCTGGAAACAGCTCTTCGCCTTGCACTCGACAACGGAGAGTTGGAGATGCATTATCAGCCGCAATATGCGCTAAGCAACAAACGCATTATCGGCGTCGAAGCCATGATTCATTGGAACCGGGCAGGCAAGCAGTTTTCTAGCAACGAATGGCTCGCCGTGGCGGAAGAAACAGGACTCATCATCTCTATCGGAGAATGGGCTCTGCAAACGGCGTGTTTAAAAGCCAAGCAATGGCAGGCTGTCGGCTTTCAGCCTCTCAAGCTTTCTATCGGTTTATCGGTGGCCCAATTCAAAAAAGAGAATCTGGTTGAGCGAATCTCCGAAATTCTGGCGGAAGTCGGTCTGGATGCCAAATATCTGGAGCTTGACCTGGCGGAAGGAATTTCTATGCTCAGCGTGCAAAGCGTAGGGGAAAAGCTGCGCTTATTAAAACAACTGGGACTGCGCATTGCCATGGATGATGTGTGTGCTGGCATATTCTCGGGCTCAAGCTCGCAGCAGGTGCCAATGGATACCATCAAGCTGGACAGCAGTTTGATCCGTAATCTGCCGGAGGATCTCGAGAACCAGACCTTGGCAGTCGCAATTATTGAAATGGCAGAAAGACTTCACCTCAATCTGATTGCCAAAGGTGTAGAATCACAGGAGCAGCTGGCTCATCTGTACAAACTCCGCTGCAAAGAAGTTCAAGGAGAGCTGCTCAGCGGACCGTTAATGGACAGTGATTTTGAACACCTGATGCAGCAGCAGGCAGGGTAG
- the ilvA gene encoding threonine ammonia-lyase IlvA: MAVPGKVNPEDIVKASHVLSQVMEPSPLQRNEILSNQFGCNVYLKREDMLIVRSFKIRGAYNVIQSLTASERESGVVCASAGNHAQGVAYSCKQLGIEGKIFMPTTTPRQKITQVKFFGGDSVEVILTGDSFDDASTEAKAYCARENKVFIHPFDDARTIAGQGTAGLEIMDQMPEAPDYIFAAIGGGGLVSGVAAYVKSVSPQTHIIGVEPEGAASMTKSLAVGEVVTLSSVDRFVDGAAVKQVGQLNFDICKQMVEDIILIPAGKECTTILELYNNNAIVIEPAGALSVAALDTYREQIRGKNVVCIISGGNNDIDRMQEIKERSMIYEGLKHYFILNFPQRAGALREFLEDVLGPNDDITRFEYTKKNNREDAPALVGIELKNKDDYDPLILRLANKDYGYIEINKDPKLFNLLI; the protein is encoded by the coding sequence GTGGCAGTGCCCGGAAAAGTAAATCCCGAAGATATCGTCAAAGCGAGCCATGTGCTCAGCCAAGTCATGGAGCCTTCTCCGCTGCAAAGAAATGAGATTCTCTCCAACCAATTCGGCTGCAACGTTTATTTGAAAAGAGAAGATATGCTGATCGTGCGTTCTTTTAAAATAAGAGGAGCTTATAATGTGATTCAAAGCTTGACCGCATCCGAGCGAGAAAGCGGGGTCGTGTGCGCCAGTGCAGGCAATCATGCCCAAGGTGTGGCTTATTCCTGCAAACAACTCGGGATAGAAGGCAAAATCTTTATGCCAACCACAACTCCCAGGCAAAAGATCACGCAGGTTAAATTTTTCGGCGGTGACAGTGTAGAAGTGATTCTGACCGGAGACAGCTTTGACGATGCTTCCACTGAGGCCAAAGCTTATTGCGCGCGTGAAAACAAGGTGTTTATCCATCCTTTTGATGATGCGAGGACCATTGCCGGACAAGGGACTGCAGGGCTGGAGATCATGGATCAAATGCCGGAAGCGCCGGATTATATTTTTGCGGCCATTGGAGGCGGGGGCTTGGTTTCCGGAGTTGCTGCCTATGTCAAAAGCGTTTCCCCGCAAACTCACATCATTGGCGTTGAGCCTGAAGGTGCGGCGAGTATGACCAAATCTCTGGCGGTAGGCGAAGTGGTGACACTTTCCTCCGTGGATCGTTTTGTCGATGGGGCTGCCGTCAAGCAGGTGGGTCAATTGAACTTTGACATTTGTAAACAAATGGTGGAGGATATTATCCTGATCCCGGCAGGCAAGGAGTGCACAACCATATTGGAGCTATACAACAACAATGCGATTGTGATTGAACCGGCAGGCGCGCTGTCTGTTGCGGCTTTGGATACGTACAGGGAGCAAATTCGCGGCAAAAATGTAGTATGCATCATCAGCGGCGGCAACAATGACATCGACCGGATGCAGGAAATCAAGGAACGCTCCATGATCTATGAGGGGCTCAAGCATTACTTTATATTGAATTTCCCGCAAAGGGCGGGGGCGCTTCGTGAGTTTTTGGAGGATGTTCTCGGCCCTAACGATGACATAACACGGTTTGAATATACGAAAAAAAATAATCGCGAAGACGCGCCGGCCTTGGTCGGAATAGAATTGAAGAATAAAGACGATTACGACCCTCTCATATTGCGTTTGGCAAACAAAGATTATGGGTATATAGAGATTAATAAAGATCCCAAGCTATTTAATCTCTTGATCTGA
- a CDS encoding DUF1540 domain-containing protein, with translation MVNPMVKCSIANCEYWEEGNNCVAEVIMIEVNAHAQRPQPERKGGQKYDSRHTDNASGIVDTCCQTFEERKHHH, from the coding sequence ATGGTGAATCCAATGGTAAAATGCAGTATTGCTAACTGTGAGTATTGGGAGGAAGGCAACAATTGTGTTGCAGAAGTCATCATGATTGAGGTCAACGCCCACGCACAAAGGCCGCAGCCTGAGAGGAAAGGCGGCCAAAAATACGACTCCAGACATACGGACAATGCTTCAGGAATTGTGGACACTTGCTGTCAGACGTTTGAAGAGCGTAAACATCATCATTAA